A single window of Synechococcus sp. CBW1004 DNA harbors:
- a CDS encoding ferredoxin:protochlorophyllide reductase (ATP-dependent) subunit B, which translates to MELTLWTYEGPPHVGAMRIATSMEGVHYVLHAPQGDTYADLLFTMIERRDRRPPVTYTTFQARDLGGDTADLVKRTLKDAVERFQPEALLVGESCTAELIQDQPGALAMGMGFGDLPIINLELPAYSKKENWGAAETFYQLVRGLLKNAMPAPGTPKPSPTRWKEEGRRPRVNLLGPSLLGFRCRDDVAEMTRLLAEHGVEVTVVAPLGARPADLRRIPTADANVCLYPEVAGTLCSWLERSFGMATIRTVPIGINATCDFLQELGRVLELELPETAIEQRRSRLPWYSKSVDSTYLTGKRVFIFGDGTHALAAARIAREEMGFEVVGLGTYSREMAREVRAAAKEMGLEALISDNYLAVEKAMAEAVPELVLGTQMERHSAKRLGIPCAVISTPLHVQDVPARYSPQMGWEGANVIFDTWVHPLMMGLEEHLIGMFRHDFEFVDGHRSHLGDGAPSMAPAADPAHEGMAMAAASGQSSSGGTATLLAPVAAATAGAMESATASGTAVALVEAPAVAAGDQPTWSTDGEAELHKIPFFVRGKVRRNTETFARERGIAVIDAETLYDAKAHFSR; encoded by the coding sequence ATGGAACTCACCCTCTGGACCTACGAAGGCCCCCCTCACGTGGGCGCCATGCGCATCGCCACCTCGATGGAGGGGGTGCACTACGTGCTGCACGCCCCTCAGGGCGACACCTACGCCGATCTGCTGTTCACGATGATCGAACGGCGTGACCGCCGGCCGCCTGTCACCTACACCACCTTTCAGGCCCGTGACCTGGGCGGTGACACGGCAGACCTGGTCAAACGCACGCTCAAGGACGCGGTGGAACGCTTTCAGCCGGAGGCTCTGCTGGTGGGCGAAAGCTGCACCGCCGAACTGATTCAGGATCAGCCTGGCGCCCTGGCGATGGGGATGGGTTTCGGAGATCTGCCGATCATCAATCTCGAGCTGCCGGCCTATTCGAAGAAGGAGAACTGGGGAGCGGCGGAAACCTTCTATCAACTGGTGCGCGGTCTGCTGAAGAACGCCATGCCGGCGCCGGGAACGCCGAAGCCCTCTCCCACGCGCTGGAAGGAGGAGGGCCGCCGGCCGCGGGTGAACCTCCTCGGGCCTTCCCTGCTGGGCTTCCGCTGCCGCGATGACGTGGCGGAAATGACGCGGCTGCTGGCGGAGCATGGCGTCGAGGTGACGGTGGTGGCGCCGCTGGGGGCGAGGCCGGCCGACCTGCGACGCATCCCCACGGCCGACGCCAACGTCTGCCTCTATCCGGAGGTGGCGGGAACGCTGTGCAGCTGGCTGGAGCGCAGCTTCGGCATGGCGACGATCCGCACAGTGCCGATCGGCATCAACGCCACCTGCGATTTCCTGCAGGAGCTCGGGCGGGTTCTGGAGCTTGAGCTCCCCGAGACCGCGATCGAGCAGCGCCGCTCGCGCCTGCCCTGGTATTCGAAATCAGTGGATTCCACCTATCTCACCGGCAAGCGGGTGTTCATCTTCGGCGACGGCACCCACGCCCTCGCCGCCGCCCGCATCGCCCGCGAGGAGATGGGCTTCGAGGTGGTGGGCCTGGGCACCTACAGCCGCGAGATGGCCCGCGAGGTGCGCGCTGCCGCGAAGGAGATGGGCCTGGAGGCGCTGATCAGTGACAACTATCTGGCGGTGGAGAAGGCGATGGCGGAGGCGGTGCCGGAGCTGGTGCTCGGCACCCAGATGGAGCGCCACAGCGCCAAGCGGCTGGGCATTCCCTGCGCCGTGATCAGCACACCGCTGCACGTGCAGGATGTGCCGGCCCGTTATTCGCCCCAGATGGGCTGGGAGGGGGCGAACGTGATCTTCGACACCTGGGTGCATCCGCTGATGATGGGCCTGGAGGAGCACCTGATTGGCATGTTCCGCCACGATTTCGAGTTCGTCGACGGACACCGCAGCCACCTCGGAGATGGGGCTCCTTCGATGGCCCCGGCCGCCGATCCGGCGCATGAGGGGATGGCGATGGCGGCTGCTTCCGGCCAGAGCTCCAGCGGCGGCACCGCCACGCTGTTGGCACCGGTGGCCGCTGCCACCGCTGGTGCGATGGAATCAGCCACTGCATCTGGAACAGCCGTGGCGCTGGTGGAGGCACCCGCGGTGGCTGCCGGCGACCAACCGACCTGGAGCACCGATGGTGAGGCGGAGCTGCACAAGATCCCCTTCTTCGTGCGCGGCAAGGTCAGGCGCAACACCGAGACCTTCGCCCGCGAGCGCGGCATCGCCGTGATCGACGCCGAAACCCTGTACGACGCCAAGGCCCATTTCAGTCGTTGA
- the bchL gene encoding ferredoxin:protochlorophyllide reductase (ATP-dependent) iron-sulfur ATP-binding protein, with product MTTTLSAPTSHSAAGGNSREDGEGSLQVHQDPSLRIEEGALVIAVYGKGGIGKSTTSSNLSAAFSKLGKRVLQIGCDPKHDSTFTLTKKMVPTVIDILETVDFHTEELRPEDYMFEGFNGVQCIEAGGPPAGTGCGGYVTGQTVKLLKEHHLLEDTDVVIFDVLGDVVCGGFAAPLQHAHYCLIVTANDFDSIFAMNRIIAAIQAKAKNYKVRLGGVIANRSEETDEIDKFNDRVGMKTMAHFKSVDAIRKSRLKKCTIFEMESTPEVDAVQQEYLNLAQKMLTDVEPLQAEPLKDREIFDLLGFD from the coding sequence ATGACGACCACGCTTTCCGCTCCCACAAGCCACTCCGCCGCTGGCGGAAACAGCCGTGAAGATGGAGAAGGCAGCCTGCAGGTGCATCAGGACCCGTCGCTGCGCATCGAGGAAGGGGCCCTGGTCATCGCCGTGTACGGCAAGGGAGGCATCGGCAAGTCCACCACCTCCTCGAATCTTTCAGCGGCCTTCTCGAAGCTCGGCAAGCGGGTGCTGCAGATCGGCTGTGATCCCAAGCATGACAGCACCTTCACGCTCACCAAGAAGATGGTGCCGACGGTGATCGACATCCTCGAGACCGTCGATTTCCACACCGAGGAGCTGCGCCCCGAGGACTACATGTTCGAAGGCTTCAACGGGGTGCAGTGCATTGAGGCGGGTGGGCCTCCGGCCGGCACTGGCTGCGGTGGTTATGTCACCGGCCAGACGGTGAAGCTGCTCAAGGAGCATCACCTGCTCGAGGACACCGATGTGGTGATCTTCGATGTGCTCGGTGATGTGGTGTGCGGCGGCTTTGCGGCGCCGCTGCAGCATGCCCATTACTGCCTGATCGTGACGGCGAACGATTTCGATTCGATCTTCGCCATGAACCGGATCATCGCCGCCATCCAGGCCAAGGCGAAGAACTACAAGGTGCGCCTCGGCGGTGTGATCGCCAACCGTTCTGAGGAGACTGACGAGATCGACAAGTTTAACGATCGGGTGGGGATGAAAACCATGGCCCATTTCAAGTCCGTGGACGCGATTCGAAAATCTAGGCTCAAGAAATGCACCATCTTCGAGATGGAGAGCACGCCTGAAGTGGATGCCGTGCAGCAGGAATACCTGAATCTGGCTCAGAAGATGCTCACTGACGTGGAACCCTTGCAGGCCGAGCCGCTCAAGGATCGCGAGATCTTCGATCTGCTGGGCTTCGATTGA
- a CDS encoding protochlorophyllide reductase — protein sequence MVSANADASSSRDVTTRGTPGTALITGASSGVGLFATRALVERGWHVLMACRDTDKARRAQAALAIPDASVTHLQVDLGDLDSVRRLAAEVNADGRPLDALIVNAAMYKPRLKQPERSPQGYELSMATNHLGHFLLIQLLLDKLRQSQHPSRRLVILGTVTANSKELGGKIPIPAPADLGDLSGFEAGFQAPIAMADGKPFKPGKAYKDSKLCNMITTQELHRRLHEQTGIVFTSLYPGCVADTPLFRNTPRAFQVIFPWFQKNITGGYVSQALAGERVADVVAEPEFAVSGVHWSWGNRQKKGGKQFSQELSDKASNPVTARRVWDLSMQLVGLS from the coding sequence ATGGTTTCCGCCAACGCTGATGCCTCCTCCAGCCGCGACGTGACGACCCGTGGAACCCCCGGAACAGCGCTGATCACCGGTGCGTCCTCCGGAGTCGGGCTGTTCGCCACCCGCGCCCTGGTCGAACGCGGCTGGCATGTGCTGATGGCCTGCAGGGACACCGACAAAGCACGGCGGGCCCAGGCCGCCCTGGCCATACCCGATGCCTCGGTCACCCACCTTCAGGTGGATCTCGGCGATCTCGACAGCGTGCGCCGCCTCGCCGCTGAGGTGAACGCCGATGGCCGGCCGCTCGATGCCCTGATCGTCAATGCGGCCATGTACAAGCCGCGCCTGAAGCAACCCGAGCGTTCCCCGCAGGGCTATGAGCTCTCGATGGCCACCAACCATCTGGGCCACTTCCTGCTGATCCAGCTGCTGCTCGACAAGCTGAGGCAATCGCAGCATCCGTCGCGCCGTCTGGTGATCCTCGGCACCGTGACGGCCAATTCCAAGGAACTGGGAGGCAAGATTCCCATCCCGGCGCCGGCCGATCTGGGGGATCTTTCTGGATTCGAAGCGGGTTTCCAGGCGCCGATCGCCATGGCCGACGGCAAGCCGTTCAAACCCGGCAAGGCCTACAAGGACAGCAAGCTCTGCAACATGATCACCACCCAGGAGCTGCACAGGCGGCTGCATGAGCAGACGGGCATCGTGTTCACCTCGCTCTATCCGGGTTGCGTCGCCGACACACCGCTGTTCCGCAACACCCCGCGCGCCTTCCAGGTGATCTTTCCCTGGTTCCAGAAAAACATCACCGGGGGGTATGTCAGTCAGGCCCTCGCCGGAGAGCGGGTGGCCGATGTGGTGGCCGAACCCGAGTTCGCGGTCTCCGGCGTGCACTGGAGCTGGGGCAACCGCCAGAAGAAGGGTGGCAAGCAGTTCAGCCAGGAGCTCTCCGACAAGGCGAGCAACCCGGTGACCGCCAGGCGCGTGTGGGATCTGTCGATGCAGCTGGTCGGCCTGAGCTGA
- the psaM gene encoding photosystem I reaction center subunit XII, which produces MINQAEILIALVVAAHAGVLAVRLCFSLYKA; this is translated from the coding sequence ATGATCAACCAGGCCGAAATCCTGATCGCTCTGGTGGTCGCCGCCCATGCCGGCGTGCTGGCCGTTCGCCTCTGCTTCTCCCTTTACAAGGCCTGA
- a CDS encoding CRR6 family NdhI maturation factor gives MASSPTPGSVTVSGEAIRHLDLAPLEPLLYRPPAEYLARSGSVELHLEWPRAADDPRELSEIPEVRLWSLRADAVCPWLPLMLERSGGQLTRHVAMLLPHGFSRQEGIRFAPESLELWITHRLFQLDDQARGAGLNCRGGLAQMAAVLGFELDPGFWNPLPPIG, from the coding sequence ATGGCTTCCAGCCCCACCCCCGGTTCCGTCACGGTGAGCGGCGAGGCGATCCGCCACCTCGATCTGGCGCCGCTCGAGCCGTTGCTGTACCGTCCGCCGGCTGAGTACCTGGCCCGCTCCGGCAGCGTTGAGCTTCACCTGGAGTGGCCCAGGGCAGCCGACGATCCCCGGGAGCTCTCCGAGATCCCGGAGGTGCGTCTGTGGAGTCTGCGGGCGGATGCGGTCTGTCCCTGGTTGCCGCTGATGCTGGAGCGCTCCGGTGGTCAGCTGACGCGTCATGTGGCGATGCTGCTCCCCCATGGCTTCAGCCGTCAGGAGGGCATCCGCTTCGCTCCCGAGAGCCTGGAGCTGTGGATCACCCACCGCCTGTTTCAGCTTGACGATCAGGCCCGAGGTGCCGGTCTCAACTGCCGTGGTGGGTTGGCGCAGATGGCGGCGGTGCTGGGATTCGAGCTCGATCCCGGGTTCTGGAACCCCTTGCCGCCGATCGGTTGA
- a CDS encoding lipoate--protein ligase family protein: MSATAALRSIPPLHLSGCWQMAIDEWLLDRAIASPAVPAAAPTEAVLRFYTWSAPTLSLGFHQHLLQPRWIELARRGELQLVRRPSGGRAVLHAADLTYALVWPQAPARRREAYRAACAWLQRGFAELGLPLRFGAEPVDPRQPSCFAAGTAADLVQGGGGKRIGSAQLWRRGVLLQHGCIQLRPDAALWRRVLEEDAPRLEPLSLSLEELIGVLTASAQRHLPVAAVDWTLQALSPREWTAIAARRHRYRIDPEGSAADAPGARVDAPPPL, encoded by the coding sequence TTGAGCGCCACCGCTGCCCTCCGCTCGATTCCGCCCCTGCACCTGAGCGGTTGCTGGCAGATGGCCATCGACGAATGGCTGCTCGACCGTGCCATCGCCTCCCCGGCGGTTCCGGCGGCGGCTCCTACGGAAGCCGTGCTGCGCTTTTACACCTGGTCGGCTCCGACGCTCTCGCTCGGCTTTCACCAGCACCTTCTTCAGCCCCGCTGGATCGAGCTGGCGCGCCGCGGCGAACTGCAGCTGGTCCGGCGTCCCAGCGGCGGCAGAGCCGTGCTCCACGCCGCTGACCTCACCTATGCGTTGGTCTGGCCCCAGGCTCCGGCGCGGCGGCGGGAGGCCTATCGCGCGGCCTGCGCCTGGCTGCAGCGGGGGTTCGCTGAGCTCGGGCTGCCGCTGCGATTCGGTGCTGAGCCGGTCGATCCTCGGCAGCCCAGTTGTTTTGCCGCCGGTACCGCCGCCGATCTGGTCCAGGGTGGCGGCGGCAAGCGCATCGGCAGCGCCCAGTTGTGGAGGCGGGGTGTGTTGCTGCAGCACGGCTGCATCCAGCTCCGGCCGGATGCAGCCCTCTGGCGTCGTGTGCTCGAAGAGGATGCGCCCCGGCTGGAGCCCCTCAGCCTGAGCCTGGAGGAGCTGATCGGGGTGCTGACGGCCTCCGCCCAGCGCCATCTGCCGGTGGCCGCCGTCGACTGGACGCTGCAGGCCCTGTCGCCGCGGGAATGGACGGCCATCGCCGCCAGGCGTCACCGCTATCGCATCGATCCTGAGGGATCGGCCGCGGATGCCCCGGGGGCACGGGTGGATGCGCCTCCTCCGCTCTGA